The window AGAAGTCATCGAACCCGTTGATCCCAACGCGCCTTTGATTCCACGTTCGCAAGCTCCCGAACGCAACAGCAACCTGTCCGCGATGCGAGAACTTGCCAACGAATCTGCTCGAAGTGCCGTTGAACGAAGTGCCAAGTCGCAATCGCACAGCTCACGTGTTCAGGCGATGGTGAAATTCATGCAAGCCGTCGTGGCGGTCATTTGCGGAATCGCAGCGGTTGCTTTTGTTGCTCATGGCATGCTGAAGATCGTCGCCGCGGTTGCCGCTTTGCTAATCGCTGTGATCTGCGTGAAAGAGGGCATGACACTTTTGTCCTCCACACGCAGTCGCTCGCCTAAACAAGCCGCTGCCGAACTCAAAGACGAAGTTCAGGTCGCCGAAGTGGTGGAGTGATTCAAGAGCGTGGCGAACCAGGCCACGTCGTTCACTCATGAGTCAGAGGACGGATACACGGCCACACGCACTGGCCGTTGCTGCATCGCAAACTCAAACGCTTGTTCAACTTCGCGGAGCGGGAATCCTTTGCCAACCAGCTTTTCGAAAGGAAATCGCTGGTGGTTGCGTTTCAAAAATCGCAACCCATCATCCAGATCGCGTGGCAAGTAGTTGTGCAGCCCGCGAATCGTCAGCATCCGGCGAACGGCTTGCTCCGGAAAAAGCGCGACTGGGTCCGACGGAAACACGGATCCCACTAACACCACGCATCCACCCATGCGAACCGATTCCAAACAGGCGTTCACAGCAGTCGTCATTCCCGCAAAATCGATTGCGATGTCCACGCCGCGACCGTTGGTTATTTCTTGAAGCATCGCCTGTCGTTGATCCAGGGTTTCATCAACGATCAAGTCAGTTGCACCAAACGATTCAGCCAGCTCGGCTCGATCCGCGTTTGGGTCAGCGACCACGATTCGTGATGCCCCCGCTTCGTTCAATTGAGCCGCGGCTGTTAAACCAAGCATGCCAGCCCCGACGACGAGAACCGTTGCATTCTTGATCTGGTGAGTTTGATTCACCAATCGAAGTGCAGCCGAAACAGTCGCCGTCGCACAGTTGACCGGTGCAACCACTTCGTTGGTCAACTCATCTGGCACAGGAAAGATCGGTGTCCCCGCGACGAGCACGCAGTGTTCACTCAGTCCGCCGGTCGGATGCCCATGGCTGGCTTCGTGGCCGTATTTGAACAGTGAATCACACTTCTGATTCAAATCGTTGTTGCAATAGAAACAATGCTCGCAACCGACCGACATCGCCCACGTGATACGCTGACCGACTCGCAGCGGTACACCGTGGTAGTCGGCCGGCGTGAATTCCCCACGCCAACCCAAGACTTCCCCGACGATCTCGTGCCCAAGCACTCCACGGTCGTGTCCTTCCCTTCGTCCTGCGACTGTGTGCAGATCACTTCCGCACAACGTGCAGCACAGAACTCGAACGAGCACTTGGCCTTCGCTTAGCGGATCAAGTTTGCTTTGGCATGCAATGAAACGTCGTTCACTGGAATCAAACTCCATCGCGACGTTCACGATGTCAGCGAACGATTCTGGTTTTCGATCGTTTGGAATCACTGACGTCCCAGCCGAAATAGACATATCACTTCCGCATCATTTGCAAATGGATTGGCTAAGCAGTGTTCCACTTCACTATCGAAGTACAGACTGTCGCCTTTTGACAACGTGAATTCTTGCTCGCCGTAAAAGAACCGCACTCGCCCTTTTAGCACGGTCAGAAATTCTTCGCCCTCGTGCGTTCGCGGTTCACGCTCTTCGCCGCTGGGAATTTTCAATAGGAATGGATCCATCGTCCGATGAGTTCGCTCGCTGGCGAGTGAGTAGTACTCAATCGAAGAATCTGGGTCGCGTTGAATCTTCTTCCGTTCGTCATGCCGAACACAAACAATCTGCGGCCGATCATCCAATCCTTCCAGCAAACTCGATGTCGAGACACCTAAGCTACTCGCCAGATCAGCAAGAGCAGGAAGCGACGGTGTGATGCGAAAGTTCTCCACGCGTGATAGCCAGCTTTTCGTTTGGCCGCTCTTTTGCGCCACCTCGTCCAACGTCATTCCGCGATCCAATCGCAACTGTCGCAGACGCTGTGCTAACTCGACCAAATTCATTGCCTGACCTCGCGCCGCGGCATTATGAGGATCAGATGAAGAATCCTCCGTTCGTGTTGACTGAAAAGAAACATTGTTGCACCATCGCCAATTCGCGTCCAGGCTTCGCTCGGCAACGTTGAATTTTTCCTCCATCACAAACATCACTCCACGCGTGACCTCATGGCAATGACCACGGATGCTTCCCTGGATGGGAACGCAACGATCACGCGGGGCAGTGTCGTCACACGATGGTTGACGGGCACCAATCCAACTGCATTTTCGATCTACTGCATTGTCGCTGCCTTCGGCACGTACTTTTGCATGTATGCGTTTCGAAAGCCATTCACCGCAGCCACCTATGATGGGATGGTCGCTTTTGGGGTTGGCTACAAAACGATTCTCATCACCTCGCAAGTCGCCGGTTACACACTCTCAAAATTCGTCGGCATCAAGGTCGTCTCCGAGATGCCTGCTCGCTATCGAGCGATCTCGATTGTGGCTTTGATCACCATCGCTGAAATCTCGTTGCTGCTGTTTGCGGTCACTCCAGTTCCATGGAATTTCGTTTGGTTGTTCGTCAACGGATTGCCACTCGGGATGGTCTTCGGATTGGTGCTTGGATTCTTAGAGGGTCGTGCCGTCACCGAAACTCTTTCTGCCGGTCTCTGTGCAAGCTTCATCCTGTCGTCTGGCTTTGTGAAGTCGGTCGGTCGAACTCTGATCGAAGTCCACGACGTTGGAACGTTTTGGATGCCGGTGATCACGGGCCTCCTTTTCGTTATTCCGCTGTTGATGTTCGTCTGGATGCTCTCCCAAATTCCGGCACCTTCGGCGAACGATGAACGCTTGCGATCCAAACGCTCCCCAATGAACGGAGAACAACGTCGTGCGTTCTGGCGTCGTCATGCACTGGGCCTGACCGGCTTGCTCTCGATCTATGTTTTACTCACTCTGATCCGAAGCCTTCGAGACGATTTCGCAATCGAGATTTGGAGTGAACTTGGGGTCGAAAACGAACCGACCGTGTTTGCACGCTCTGAATTCTGGGTCATGATCGGCGTGGTCATTGTCTCAGGTTTGACCAGTTTGATCCGAAACAACCGCATCGCATTCCTATCGTCCATCGCGTTGTTGACCACCGGCTTCGCGATCGTTGTTGCCGCTGTCGCAGGCCAGACTTATGGCCGGCTTTCACCGATGACCTTCATGGTGCTGCTGGGCTTCGGGATGTACATCCCCTATGTTGCCTTTCACACCACCGTGTTTGAACGCATGATCGCGGCTCTTCGAGAAACCGGAACGATTGGCTACCTGATGTATCTAGCCGATGCCCTTGGCTACCTTGGGTATGTCGGCGTGATGCTTTATCGCAATTCGGTCACATCCGATCGCAACTTTCTGACGCTGATGAATCGAACTTCCGTGGTGGTCGCTGCGTTGGCCAGTCTTATCGCGATCCTTCTTTGCATCCACTACACGAACAAAATTCCTCGTCACGATTCGCCCGCTGGCGATCACGTTTAAAGATCAACTTCCTTGCCCACTCCGAATTCATTCATGACTTCCCACACCGCCGGCGTGCCTCACTCGGACCTGATCGTTGTCGGCGCGGGAGTCCTCGGTACCTTCTACGCCTACCACGCGTTGCGACGCGGGCTGAAGGTCACGCTGGTTGAAAGAAATTCGAAACCGATGGACGCAACCGTTCGCAACTTTGGTCAGGTTGTCCCATCGGGCCTTGATCGCGGCTGGCAAGTCCACGGTCGCGAGAGCCTTCGGATCTATCAAGAACTCCAAGCTCAAACCGAACTATCCGTTCGGCAACACGGAAGCGTGTACCTTGCCTCCGACGAAGAGGAATGCACGTTGATCGAGGAACTCCATCGGCTCAATCAAGAAGCGGAATACCCTTCGGAATTATTGACACCAGACCGATGCCGTATCAAGTTCCCCAATCTCCGTTCGGACTACTGCCGTGGCGGACTGTCTTTTCCGCAGGAGGTTTCGGTGAACCCTCGAAGGATGATTCATCATCTGCATGACTTCCTTCGCACGCAGAGCAATTTCGAATCACGCTTTGAAACCCTGATCCAGCACATCGATCCGGTCCGATCCGATCTGATTCATCTGCAGACTTCTAATGGCGAGACTCTTTCTGCGAACAAGGTCGTTGTCTGCTGCGGCACAGAGTTTCAGGCACTGTTTCCAGAAAATTTCCGCGCAAGCGAGATGAAGCTTTGCAAATTGCAGATGCTTCGGCTTTCACCGCAACCGCAATCGGTGCTTCCTGGCAATTTGTTGACCGGCCTTTCGATTCGCCGTTACGAAAGCTTCGCGGAATGCCCCTCTTGGAATGCAATCAAGGCCAACGAACCGAAAGACACGTTTGCTCATGCTTGGGGGCTACACATCTTGTTCAAACAAGAATCCGATGGCGGAATCATCTTGGGTGATTCACATGAGTACACCTCCGCCGACCAGCCCGCGGAACTCAACTTTGACATTCGTTCCGACATCAACAACGCTATCTTGATCGAAGCGAAGCGTATCATGGACCTTCCCTCCTGGGATGTCGAAGCTTCCTGGCATGGCGTTTACAGCCAAACCTCTCATCCGTCCGGTATCCACCTTGAAACCATTTTCCCCAATGTGCATGTCACCACGGGAATCGGAGGAAAGGGAATGACCAGCAGTGCCGGCTTCACCCAGCATCACCTCACCGAGCTTTACAATGATTGAACTCGTCGTCTTTGACATGGCAGGAACAACCGTCGACGAAGACAACGTCGTCTACAAAACCGTTCGACAAGCGATCAATGCCGCGGGATACAGCTTCACCCAAGAGCAGGTGCAATCCGCTGGGGCTGGGAAAGAAAAGTCTCAGGCCATTCGTGACGTTCTTGCATTGGACGGCACCGAGCATCCCGAAGATGAAGTCCAGGCAATCTTCGCCGATTTTCGCTTTCGACTCGCCGAAGCCTACGACTCGCTCGAAGTCGTCGAGCAATCAGGTGCGTCCGACATTTTCCGCGAGCTTCATTCGCGAGGAATCAAAGTTGTCCTCAACACCGGCTACGATCGTCCAACCGCCGAAAAACTAGTCCACAAAATTGGATGGACCATCGGCGAAGAGGTCGATGCATTGGTAACCGCTAGTGATGTCGAAGCGGGACGTCCCGCACCTGACATGATCTATCTAGCCATGGCGTTGACCCAAGTCACCAACGCAGCGTCGGTCGCAAAGATCGGCGATTCACGAATCGACATCGAAGAGGGTCAAAACGCGAAATGCGGGATGGCTCTTGGAATCACGACTGGCGCTCAAACAGAATCCGAACTGCTGCAATCCAATCCGACCGCGGTCATTCATCACCTTAGTGATTTAATTCAGCTGGTGGACCAAACCAGCAACGCGACGGTTTAGTGCATGGCGATGGTGAACTACAAATCGATTGATTCGCAAGGCAAACGTTCGACCATCAAATTTTAAACGAGCGAAAACAATGTTCGCGAGTTCAAGCGGGGCGTTTGGGGACGAACAATTCAATCAAAGCATTTGCTGCACAAAATCGTTTGATCAGGAGATCCCCAAAAGCGTCACTGCCTGAGCGTTCTTGTTCGCGTTCACGCCGACCAAACCGCTCTCAACATAGATTTTGTCGAGCACAACAGGGTCGACCTGCCGCCCTTTGCCCGCAACACCTTGTCTAGACCATTCATATCCGTTCCGCCATGCGTTCAACCCCCGTGCATCGCGGCTTATAGCGAGCCGCACTGCGAAACTACGCTCCGCGATGGCAAAACGTCCCTCGACATCTTTCCTAGTACTGCAGCGCTAACTGGTATTGTAGAGGGACGGTCTTTTGGCTGAGAATAGCAGCTGGAGATTTTGTTTGCTGCACGGAGAGCTTGGCATGGATGTCGCTGAACTGGAACAACTCGAAGATCGGTTAAATGCTTACTTGGCTCGCTTTGGCGATTGTTTTCGACGAAGTGACACGAGGGCTCATTTGACGACCTATGTCCGTGGTCAACTTTCCGACCTGGACGCCAAGAGTGTGGAGCCGATTGCGTTGCAAGCCGGTACACCGGTGCGAACCTTGCAGGAATTTATCGCCCAGCATCGGTGGGACGAAGATGGACTTCGCAGGAGGCTGATCCACATCGTCCGTGATGAGCATGTCACCAAGAACACTGTCGCGATCATTGACGAAACCAGCGACGTCAAGAAGGGCGACAAAACGCCTGGCGTGCAACGACAGTGGTGCGGCAAAGTCGGCAAGCAGGAGAACTGTATCGTCACGGTTCATCTGGCTGCGGCGAACGAAGACTTTCACTGCATGGTCGATGGTGAACTGTTCCTCCCCGAGAGCTGGAGTAACGACCGCGAGCGTTGTGCCGCCGCCGGCATTCCCGATGAGATGGTCTATCGCCCCAAGTGGCAGATCGCGTTGGAATTGCTTGATCGCAGTAAGGAGGAGGGGATTGAATATCCTTGGCTAACCGCTGACGAAGGCTACGGCGGTAAACCTGGATTCCTGGAAGCTCTTGCCGACCGCGATCAGAAGTTTGTGCTTGAAGTGCCGCGAACGTTTTCGGTTTGGGAGAAGCATCCCGAAGTGACCGAGCAGCCCTATCGCAAGGGCGGCCGAGGTCGCAAGACACCCCGCATCAAGAGCGGGGAAAGTTCGCCGCGAAGTGTTGAAACAGTGTTCTGGCACGGCGAAGCGATGAAAGCGAAACGCTGGAAACGCTACCGCGTCAAAGACGGCGAGAAAGGTCCCATCATCTGGGAAGCCAAGCGGGTTCGCGTCACACTCAAAGGCAGCGACGGACTACCGGGGCTGTCTCTGTGGTTGGTGGTCGCGAGAAACGTGCTTGACGGCGAACTGAAATTCTTCGTCAGCAACGCGAGCGAGTTCGCTTCGATGGCGATGCTGCTACAGGTTGCGTTTCAGCGATGGCGAGTGGAACGTTGTTTCGAGGATCAGAAACAAGAGGTCGGCTTAGACTGTTACGAGGGGCGCCGATATTTGGGTCTGAAACGCCACTTGATCATCACGTCGTTGAGCTATCTGTTTCTTTCGCAAACCTGCCAGCAGGAGCGGGAAAAAAAATCCGGAGTGGACGATTCAGCAAATTCGCGACGCGGTCGACGCAATCGTAGTCAGCTGGTCACTCCCTCGTGAGAGTCGTCGCATGTTGCTCGATCAGGTCGCCTCACGGATCAACTACCATCAATCACGCAACGAAGCGGCTCGCATCAGCCACACGCAAACGAAGCTCGACAGATACGCCGAACTCGGCATCGATCCCGAAAGCATCACACGATGCCGATGGCCCAAAACTTAGCGCTGTAGTACTAGATCGCTCTTTGACATCCCAAAGAGCGACCGTTTCATTTCCAGCCGAAGAAATCAGGGTAATTTCGCGACCACGGTCGCGACGTCCGCTCGGTCTCCGTGCGAGATCACGGTTTTGCCGAAGACGATTTTCTGATTCTGGTCCACCACAAACGTGGAGGGATAAGCCGTTTCGCGTGGGGCATCCCATCGAAGTCCCCAAGCGCTGGTGAACTTGTAGTCTGGATCAAGAACGAAGTGATAGTTAGGTGGGAATGTTTTGTTGCCTTGGAATTCCTTCGCGTGCATTTCCAACAACTCTGCTGGTCCAGGGTAGATCATTACCACCTGAACATCCTTTAGAGCAGCCTTCTTACTTAGAAACTCGCCCACCTGCCGACTGCACATCGGGCACTGTTTTCCTGGCCAGCCTCGCAAAACGAGCATCACGACAGGTGACTTCTCCGTCAACGCCTTCAGCGAAACGACCTCGCCTTCTTGATTCATTAACTCGAAATCAGGAGCCTCTTGGCCAACCTTCGGAGGATGAGGCGGTTCTTTACCGGGAGCGGCCTGGCGACGTCCCTGAGCTTGGGCAGTCGAGGTGAGGGTAGCGATCGAAAGCATCGCAAAGAGACCAATCATCGAGCGGCGGTTTTGCATCGGATGTCCTTGAGTCGGTATGAAGTGGAATGTCCTGTCAAAGGATGTTCGTCGTTCTATGAAACCCGCCATCAACACATGGACGGGAGATCGCATCCCCGAGGATACCCGATACAAACTCGAAACCGCGAAAGCGAACGTCGTCGAAAATGGCATTCGATCGACTTTGTCCGAAAAGAGGTCCAACCTACCTAGAAAGCAACCACGCCCACGGTTTGCGGGCCACTCCGGCTGGGTCGATCACCATTGTCGGACGAAGCTTCATTTCCAGCCTGATCATGCTGGCAACGAATCTCCGGCTCCCAAGAGCTTTCGATTCAACTGCCCACCCTTGAAGAGCATCTCATCCAAAGCCATATCGAGATCCTCATGGGTCAAACAAGAGGAATCACCTCGTTCCACCGTGAACTGCGTCGCTCGGCGAATGAACTCCTTGATAAAAGCGGCGCTAACTCCGTCGGTTCGTCGGACAATCTCGGAGACCATATCAGCATCGAGAAAGCCATCCGGTGCATAAAGCGAAACCAATTTCCTCCGCCCTTCCGCGTCCGGCAGTGGAAATTCAATGGCTTGATCCACCCGACCTGGACGCGATGCCAATGCCGCTTCCAAAGCTTCCGGACGATTGGTTGTTAGCACAAAAAAGATCTCGGCGTCTTCCTTGAGACCATCCATCTCGTTGAGCAATTTGTTGAGCAAAACCTCTTCACAAGCACTCTCCATGCTCGTTCGTTCCCGGGCAATCAAATCGACGTCTTCCATCACGACCATGCTTGGTTGCAATAGCCGAGCGAGCGTCATGTACTCGCCAAGAAGCCCCACTTGCTCGGCCGAAATCAAGATCGTTGTGTGTCCTTCAAGCGATCCTGCAAGGTGATGGATCGTATGCGTCTTGCCAGTACCAGGCGGCCCGTAGAATAGAACACCTTTCTTCTTCGACATGCCGAGCTCCGAAAGACGCTGGCGATTGCGGGCGAACTCAACCACGTTGCGTTCAAGCAAAGTCAACGTATCGGCAGGAAGAATGACATCTTCTCGCCTCACGTCTCGCAGCTTATGCACTGTGATCCCATTGGATTCGCCGGTGTAGTTGTGCTCGGACTGTTCAAGCGAAAGAATTTTGCCGCGGTACGACTCACCTCGGGCAACCGCGTCTTCTACCATTTTTAAGAACCGATGCGAAAGTTGTGTGCCTTCTGATGATTGAGGAACGCCAACCTGGAACTGCATCCCCGTGACCTGCCCAAACGGACCGCACGGGCTCAGCATCACAACAAAGTTCAGTCCGTCAGATTCCAGCAACCAAAGTCCGTTCTTCAGAACCTGAAGAGGCTCACCCTCGCCGATATCAAGCTCTTCGTACTCTGGTGGCACGGACAAAGCCGGATTGTTCTGGCTTTCCAAAATGCAGTCCGTCAACGAGGGAAGACAGTGCGCGTATTCATTACGAACTCCGAAGAAATGCTTGATCACAATGTCTTTTCCAAAGACATCGTCGATGGTTCGCTGAATATCAGCTCGCATCCGAAACGGAAAACGACGCTCGGTAATGGTGATTTCCGACATCGTCGTCGGGCTGAAGTGTGACTTCAACAGCGAAGCGACCGGCAAGGTTGCTCCCTCGATCGCATCGCTACCGCAGTGGCTCAACCCGGTGAATGACAAGAATTGAAACATGCGAGCCAATCCAAGTCCGAGCAGCAGCCCAACGAACATCCACCCTAAATACGCCATGACCTCAACCTTGTCGTCTGGAGCAACCGTAACTAAGCAACGAGTCGAACATAGGCGTCAAATACGTTTTGCCGGAACAGCCCAGCAAATATCAAGAATAAAAAGCCGTCAACTCAGTCCCCGACACCGTATCCAACGCAGTAGCAGACAACGGACGATTGTATTGGGTTCGCTCAGCAGGCTGTTGATTTAGTCGCATACCGAATGACAATCATTAGCCGTTGGGCGTTAGCCCCGGTTCGTTCGCGGCAAGTTGATCCGCCTTCTCGGCGAGCAGCAGTTCGTACTCTGCGTTTGCGTTCT of the Rhodopirellula baltica SH 1 genome contains:
- a CDS encoding phosphonatase-like hydrolase, coding for MIELVVFDMAGTTVDEDNVVYKTVRQAINAAGYSFTQEQVQSAGAGKEKSQAIRDVLALDGTEHPEDEVQAIFADFRFRLAEAYDSLEVVEQSGASDIFRELHSRGIKVVLNTGYDRPTAEKLVHKIGWTIGEEVDALVTASDVEAGRPAPDMIYLAMALTQVTNAASVAKIGDSRIDIEEGQNAKCGMALGITTGAQTESELLQSNPTAVIHHLSDLIQLVDQTSNATV
- a CDS encoding TIGR03364 family FAD-dependent oxidoreductase; its protein translation is MTSHTAGVPHSDLIVVGAGVLGTFYAYHALRRGLKVTLVERNSKPMDATVRNFGQVVPSGLDRGWQVHGRESLRIYQELQAQTELSVRQHGSVYLASDEEECTLIEELHRLNQEAEYPSELLTPDRCRIKFPNLRSDYCRGGLSFPQEVSVNPRRMIHHLHDFLRTQSNFESRFETLIQHIDPVRSDLIHLQTSNGETLSANKVVVCCGTEFQALFPENFRASEMKLCKLQMLRLSPQPQSVLPGNLLTGLSIRRYESFAECPSWNAIKANEPKDTFAHAWGLHILFKQESDGGIILGDSHEYTSADQPAELNFDIRSDINNAILIEAKRIMDLPSWDVEASWHGVYSQTSHPSGIHLETIFPNVHVTTGIGGKGMTSSAGFTQHHLTELYND
- a CDS encoding zinc-binding dehydrogenase, yielding MSISAGTSVIPNDRKPESFADIVNVAMEFDSSERRFIACQSKLDPLSEGQVLVRVLCCTLCGSDLHTVAGRREGHDRGVLGHEIVGEVLGWRGEFTPADYHGVPLRVGQRITWAMSVGCEHCFYCNNDLNQKCDSLFKYGHEASHGHPTGGLSEHCVLVAGTPIFPVPDELTNEVVAPVNCATATVSAALRLVNQTHQIKNATVLVVGAGMLGLTAAAQLNEAGASRIVVADPNADRAELAESFGATDLIVDETLDQRQAMLQEITNGRGVDIAIDFAGMTTAVNACLESVRMGGCVVLVGSVFPSDPVALFPEQAVRRMLTIRGLHNYLPRDLDDGLRFLKRNHQRFPFEKLVGKGFPLREVEQAFEFAMQQRPVRVAVYPSSDS
- a CDS encoding redoxin family protein; the protein is MQNRRSMIGLFAMLSIATLTSTAQAQGRRQAAPGKEPPHPPKVGQEAPDFELMNQEGEVVSLKALTEKSPVVMLVLRGWPGKQCPMCSRQVGEFLSKKAALKDVQVVMIYPGPAELLEMHAKEFQGNKTFPPNYHFVLDPDYKFTSAWGLRWDAPRETAYPSTFVVDQNQKIVFGKTVISHGDRADVATVVAKLP
- a CDS encoding helix-turn-helix domain-containing protein, translated to MNLVELAQRLRQLRLDRGMTLDEVAQKSGQTKSWLSRVENFRITPSLPALADLASSLGVSTSSLLEGLDDRPQIVCVRHDERKKIQRDPDSSIEYYSLASERTHRTMDPFLLKIPSGEEREPRTHEGEEFLTVLKGRVRFFYGEQEFTLSKGDSLYFDSEVEHCLANPFANDAEVICLFRLGRQ
- a CDS encoding AAA family ATPase codes for the protein MFQFLSFTGLSHCGSDAIEGATLPVASLLKSHFSPTTMSEITITERRFPFRMRADIQRTIDDVFGKDIVIKHFFGVRNEYAHCLPSLTDCILESQNNPALSVPPEYEELDIGEGEPLQVLKNGLWLLESDGLNFVVMLSPCGPFGQVTGMQFQVGVPQSSEGTQLSHRFLKMVEDAVARGESYRGKILSLEQSEHNYTGESNGITVHKLRDVRREDVILPADTLTLLERNVVEFARNRQRLSELGMSKKKGVLFYGPPGTGKTHTIHHLAGSLEGHTTILISAEQVGLLGEYMTLARLLQPSMVVMEDVDLIARERTSMESACEEVLLNKLLNEMDGLKEDAEIFFVLTTNRPEALEAALASRPGRVDQAIEFPLPDAEGRRKLVSLYAPDGFLDADMVSEIVRRTDGVSAAFIKEFIRRATQFTVERGDSSCLTHEDLDMALDEMLFKGGQLNRKLLGAGDSLPA
- a CDS encoding DUF5690 family protein, whose translation is MAMTTDASLDGNATITRGSVVTRWLTGTNPTAFSIYCIVAAFGTYFCMYAFRKPFTAATYDGMVAFGVGYKTILITSQVAGYTLSKFVGIKVVSEMPARYRAISIVALITIAEISLLLFAVTPVPWNFVWLFVNGLPLGMVFGLVLGFLEGRAVTETLSAGLCASFILSSGFVKSVGRTLIEVHDVGTFWMPVITGLLFVIPLLMFVWMLSQIPAPSANDERLRSKRSPMNGEQRRAFWRRHALGLTGLLSIYVLLTLIRSLRDDFAIEIWSELGVENEPTVFARSEFWVMIGVVIVSGLTSLIRNNRIAFLSSIALLTTGFAIVVAAVAGQTYGRLSPMTFMVLLGFGMYIPYVAFHTTVFERMIAALRETGTIGYLMYLADALGYLGYVGVMLYRNSVTSDRNFLTLMNRTSVVVAALASLIAILLCIHYTNKIPRHDSPAGDHV
- a CDS encoding IS701-like element ISRba4 family transposase, coding for MDVAELEQLEDRLNAYLARFGDCFRRSDTRAHLTTYVRGQLSDLDAKSVEPIALQAGTPVRTLQEFIAQHRWDEDGLRRRLIHIVRDEHVTKNTVAIIDETSDVKKGDKTPGVQRQWCGKVGKQENCIVTVHLAAANEDFHCMVDGELFLPESWSNDRERCAAAGIPDEMVYRPKWQIALELLDRSKEEGIEYPWLTADEGYGGKPGFLEALADRDQKFVLEVPRTFSVWEKHPEVTEQPYRKGGRGRKTPRIKSGESSPRSVETVFWHGEAMKAKRWKRYRVKDGEKGPIIWEAKRVRVTLKGSDGLPGLSLWLVVARNVLDGELKFFVSNASEFASMAMLLQVAFQRWRVERCFEDQKQEVGLDCYEGRRYLGLKRHLIITSLSYLFLSQTCQQEREKKSGVDDSANSRRGRRNRSQLVTPS